In the genome of Vitis riparia cultivar Riparia Gloire de Montpellier isolate 1030 unplaced genomic scaffold, EGFV_Vit.rip_1.0 scaffold622_pilon_pilon, whole genome shotgun sequence, the window catataccaaaaccccattGTTCACTACGGCTACAAGTGTACTTGacaaatatatattacatcTTTCCTACAAAAAGATTCGGTCTTTGATACAAAAGGCAAGGcctcaaaagactttcaatgcgagcaaacaacatccaatcacaataaagcattgctcaagcattatttcatGCATAGGTCTTCTGACCTACATCTAGAagtggaagggatagggtgagttcacaactcagtaggaaagtttataaccatcttAAGCATACCCTTAAAACCTGGAATTAAACGTTTcatagcatgcatgataaacattttataaccattaacaaatgtgtaatcatctcaaacatgtatgcatgtgcttgttggtttcatctttgcttttgCTCATCCATCCTTTCATAACTGATACACTGTTAACCCCCAACAATCTACACATTAGATATCAATGCTTCACAAGataatcaatataataatgattattttggGACAGcacccaagggcaagtcatatcccatgtcttttgggactcatacccaaaGGCAAGACCAACCCTGTGTCTTTAAGGACTAAAACCCAGGGgtaggaccaaccccatacacccacatcagagtgtcttcctcgagggctttatggactttcacccaaggaccctgtagaccctcaattttgtccctttagcacatgtctttaaattcgttttcagtgctccacagtagttccttggtggcccattgctactcatactacttaccttttctgtcaccttggagactttggttgagggattatttgatcccttattatTACCCTTGGTAGTcttgatttagacttaggcttttcttgttttttttaggataacttttagatacacttggcccattaggcaccaccctaggcccacttagtctcacctTAGGCCCGTTTAGGTACACTGGGtctattaagatttttttagcGTGACTTATATGACTTGCGTGTTTGCATGGCTCGTGGGGcccaatttttgttaatttgtttatttttatttatttttatttatttattttttattttatttttagttttagttttatgattatcattcactttttattggttatcttcctctttatattattttccttagcttatttatttatttattatttttaccattttctgatttttttttacttatttatctattcattcaattatttaacttctaaaatttcatgctttttgcaaggaaacttaccattggagtttaaggaaagtgggactctccttggaaggttttggaggggaatttgaaattggaaagattgcctttgaattggaagatttaaaaaaagaagaaaggaggGGATTTTCCTCCAGCAAATTTGGAGGGTCTCTTTTGGAAGGCTGATATATATACATTGAGAAGAGAGAGATAGGAGGTGGGGGGACTGGCAGCACGCACTGAGTATAGGGGGAGAAAGGAAAGATTTTTCATGGCTTTCGAtgggaagaaaaagaattgGTGTCCACCGGTCTTTGGGGGGTTTTGGAGAAAGGAAACTGATCTCACTTGAAGCCGAGCAATACTTCTCAAAAGCAGGTTCTTCCAGGTACAGTTACATGAAACTCACATCTTCTCATCTCTATTTGATTctacattctttttcttttttttgcaaATCCCGGTATTATcttgttgattggtgtggacAGAAAGGGTCACAGATTGTTTTATTGAGATTGGTTGCTTACTTGTTTGCCCAGAATCTGTTTGTGATCTTTTCCACTAGCTTGAGCCCATTGAAAGATCATGAGATGTGGctttatttgatttctattaTGCGGTTTGTtatcttcttattttctctgTTCTCCActatacatgtttttttttatccttccTCCTAGTTTTCTGGTGACTATTTACAAACATTTCATAAGAGTTATAATTTTTGGGAGGATAAAGATAGAGAGGCCCTGTGTCAGAAGAAGTTCAAAGAAGCCATCAATGAGAAGGAAGTTGATGTCCATCCAGTCATAGTATGGAGCTCTCTGTCTCCCCTGTTGTTCATGCTACAGTGGCAGGGTTGCACTTGACCTTCTTAAACCTATTGAAGGTTTGAAGCATTTAGCTAAGTTAGATTCTGTGGTGCTCTATATTATTGAGGAATCTGGGGAGGACATCACGGCCAGGTGGTCTAGGAAATGAATGCCACAAAAGGGAATATTGATACAAAATTGTTTATTGATGGGAATACTATGCCCTGCGTATCGAAATCCAAGAAAGTCATTTAGATTTTACAATTGCTTTGCTGCCTTGTGTTTAAATCTGGCGGTGACATCTGCTGCTCTTTTGGTTGAGTTGTTGGGACAATTATTCCTGGAATGAGATGGTTCTCTTAAGCCATCCGTTTGATCCAACCTCATGTTCATTCAATCATTCTGGACTTTAAAGCTTCTGATGTTGAATTCCGAACCTTACTTTCTGAACTGAGAAACGATGTTGTGGAATATCTACTTTTAGCTCATGCGTGCACCATGCAAGGCGATCATTTTGGTCTCAGTTTCAATAGTAGATGGACGTAGTAGTCTCAGTACCTCCAATGGTGATTCGGGCTCTTCATCAAGTGATTCAGATCCAGGCACTTCTTCAGATGGTGAATCAGAAGGTGTTTCCTCAATTTTGGCAATGGCCCTGTTGAAGATAGTTAATATGGTCTTATAACGAGGACTCCCTGCTCCATATAAGAGGAAGGTCTCAATTTGAAGCAGAAGGAGGCATGGTTTAATTAATGACTAAGAGGTATCTGGTTTTCGAAACGGCTTGGTCCAGACTTTGCAGCTGTTAGTGGAGAAGTCTGGCCAAATTTgcatattctaaattatttgattgaattgtgGGCAAGACAATTTATTCCTCTTATGACAGATAGATTGCACTAGAAGATGGGTGATCCTTTAAAAGTTGTGAATTCTGCCATTGACCTCCACAAGAAGATGATTGAGATGTGCTACTGATGTTAAAACAGAACAGATATCAGAAGTCTTGTCACCAAGACATTTGGCTTATCACTTGTTGGTGAACTTGTCGGGACTTTCTGCCACCTCTCCCATCTCCACGTCTACATGGCATTCATTATTGCCAACAATTCCATATACTCAGATTCTGGAAGAAGACAGACCAACAATttgtggaaagaaaaagaacactTCGAGTAACATTAATCGTTTCTGTCGTTAATGATCTGTGGTGTTCGAATGATGGAAATGATGGAATTCCACGGGTTTATAGTCTTCTAGCTGGCTATGGAAAATTAATGGGTCACCTAGATGTTGGGATATTTGAAGAGGCTTTTCAATCCCTAGTGCCGGAGGAATTACTGATACAAGGCTCGGGTCAAAGAATAGATGGACTCGAGAAAATCGATAGCAGATCAATTCTCCAAGCTACATCTATCCCTACCTACGAGCGAATAGTTCATTGAGTAGCCTCAATATAATCCAGGACTTTATGAAGGTTGTTTTCCAATAACAGTCTTCTGAACCATCATGGCACAGAGTTGATTTGGTCGTCAAAGACGAAGTGTTGCACTCACTAGCTTGGTTGATTGCCATCAATACTGGTAAGATTTGCAGCGTTCATATAAGCTTTAAAGAGTCTTTGAAACAGTAGCAATGTCGGATGAATATTCCAGCAACCACAGCTTATTTGCAGCCTTATGTGCATCCTCATCGAGAAGTTACCAACCATGCTGATTATCTTCGAGTTCCTCACCAGATGAGGGTCCTAAATCAACTTTTGGCAAATTCTGGTTATGCATTAACCCATCAGCAGATCCGTGACAATGCTAGTGGTGCTAATGGTGAAGATGATACTCcatctaataattaaaattgtctAGTTCCAAAAGATCTATTAATCTCAGATGATACAATACCTGAAATAGTTCAAACAGAACCTGTAGTTGTGGTTGCTACTGTTGTATCTGGTGCTGGCAGTAAAGATTTCATCCTTGAATCTGAAAGAAGGACAAGACATGATAACCTTTAGTTCCTCTAACAGGGTTCCAGAAACACAATGGATTGAATCAGTCAAAATTCGAACCATTATATCTCCCTCCTTTGCTTTGTGCCACATCGAAGAATCTAAAATGCCATGTCCTCCTAAAATAAGCatagaagagagaagagaacaTATCTAGGAACCAATTTTACTGCATTCAGTCTGACAAGACAGCGAAACTGGTACCATGGTTCAGCCTGGTGATATTCCCATAATCACATTTGAATTAACGCACACCATTCTTTCATTTTATGTAAAGCTCCTATCCTTTGGTCAATAGTACAATAAAGTGCTGCGAGGAGTTGGTGTACTAGCAATTCTGTTGGATGGTCTGAAGCAACACGAGTTTCTTTTGGGTGCAGGTCAACACAATGGTAATCCTGATCAGTTGGAGAGAAAATTCAGCTACAGGAGCTTCAAGAAACACTCTGGCAGCAAGGATGATATCATATCTTCATCAAAGCTAATTGAATCTGTTTCTCAGAAGTTTCCTTTTTTTGAAATTAGGAATATAGTTGTTGATGCATGGGGAAGAGACTCCCAGATTTAAAATTTGCAGTCAGAAAAGAAGCAGAGGACTCTCTGAAGAAAAAGtggaaaaagattgaaaattttgatgccCATGAAGAAGGGACCTGATTCCACtcttgagaaaatattagaCAAATCTACTGGTTACTTGATGTTTGAAGAGTCGTAGGGTATTATTAGTTACCTACGAATTGTTAAAATAGCAAGTTACTGTAGTGGTCATGCAGGCTGGTCTACAACTGTGTGTTCGCCTAATAAAAGCACATCCTCTAACCTTGGAGTTCCCTGAAAATGGAGCATCTTCTTGAAGATCTGCAGACACTTCAAACCGCTATGGAATTGGAGATATGACAAACTCCAAGGGGAATCATTTCGGTCGTGCCCTTGCCCAGATGGCCATTATTATTGAAGAATCAGGTGACAAATGACTTGGTGGTCTATTTATCATGAGTCAGAGCACGAACTTGTTGGGAAAAATACAACTCTACGTAAATCATTCAACAAGTTTGGATGAAAGTAACCTTAAATGCAGCTCTATAGCCGAAACAGTGGCATATGACCTGGTACTTGAAATTACCATGAAAGTTCAGCATTTTCAACAGAGAAATCTATTAATCCAATGGGAACCTTGAAGTCTATATTTATACATCAAAGCTTCACGACTATTACTGTTAGTAATGAACTAAGCTTCAATTTTGATCTATCTTCAACAATAGGAATTGATTTATCCAGAAATCTGCTACATAGAGAGATACCTACAGGATTTTCTGGACTGTTGGGTTTGGAATACCTGAATTTATCATATAATTATCTTGAGAGTCAGCTTCTTACCTTGGAAAAGACGGGGAGATTGATGGTACTGGACTTATCAGACAACTCTTTGTCGAGTCAGATCCTAGAAAATGTTTCCAACCCAAGAATCATAAAGAATCAGGATATGTCAAATTGAGGTTCAAAATATGGAGGATAAGGGTAATATTCAGATTCCACCCTTCAATTCGATCATGGTTTCTGATTGTTCTATGCAGCTGTTCTACTGAAAGGCACATGCGAGTAATCAATAAACTCGTTAAAGCattatcttcattttcaaacCTGGAGTGCAATCCTTCGaagagcattttttttattgctatataaaaaaggcaaaaaagcaTGATAGATGGAGGAATGGTTGGGCGCCTAACTAGCATTCTTAAGTGATCCAGTTTTCAAGTCTGATGGTTTGAACAAGAAAAATCCCCAGCTTCAAACGGAATATCTGATGACCAGTGGATTGCACCATTGGCTATAGAGATTGGAGAGAATAGTCGGAATAGAAACAACCAACAAGGACTCATGGATGCAGCAGGAACAGAGCAGCGACAGCGTGAAGGAATTTCGCAAAGTGAAGGAAATCATTCATTTACAGATTCGGTCCGATTATGGATGAAAAATAACAATGAGGAGTCTGCTTGGTGATGGCAATGACAAGGGTACATATTCTAGTAGAATCATTGAATCAAATCTTGGTGGTGGGAAATTAACACAGAATGCAGGAAATCTGTCAATacaaaaaaattggggattttgaattttatgttcAGTGTTTGATCAATGTTGGGGAGAATCCATTTGAGCTTACATACCAAGTTACCTTATACATGGAAATGCTTCTGACCACTGAATATCCTGACGACGAATTGGGTCCTTCTATCCCGAATTCTGAGGCTCCACTCCCTCTTGGCCACCTTGCCACACATCATACTCCcaatgtttctttttcttctttttgtgatcttatacattttaaatttggatttcaaaatctttttttcattaaaacaatTTCAGTTTTCTTCAAATTCCATCCTTAGGGATTTCTAGgcataaaatttagatttcaaTAATCTTTTGCTGCCACTTTCCTTCAGGcatgcattttcactattttattttattttcaactattttcatggttttcttgattttcaacaagcatgaataaacttcatgattccaaataatggaattcgtagaatcaattcatgcaaaattaattagggctttggtgggggcccgacattcatgatattctcatcaatattgtttgcttgatatttgattgattgtgttTCCTCTTTGTGGCGTTGAGATTTATTCGCACTTGTTACTAAGCAAACTTGTTTCTCATAGAGGAGtattagcttgctatccaggtacgctttTCCTGCCCTcaaactctaaaattctatgaatgtgtatGTTATCATGAGCCATGTCcatgtttgatgccatactTGATTGTCtcgatgcttgtttgatcatccttgataaaatgcatgtcgtGTGTCATACTTCTGaattaaccattgatgttttatgatagcgcttaagaaatggttcaggtacgcactctaactctcctttattgtgattgatcTCCTTATTTAGCATGCTACTCTCTGAAATCACCTAGCTTACTTAGGTactacaattaatcaattaattgccccatttccccaatttagtcagtaaagacctctttaggacttagaggggtgctatctcctagaggtaccttcccaataagtaacctgatcgcCGAACCTAGACTccggtttttcaaagacatgctttttccaaaaattatggagtcacattttagggtttttctttcttgttttattttccttttaaaataaaaataaaataagtggcggctctaacttttccaaaactaaataatttttcacaaataaaaagcgagtctcgccgatcgagtggggacgcacgtgaaaaatgcgggtccacagacCCACagtccacataaacaatatatcaaaagatAATGCTTGTAGCACCACATAGACACTTCTCACCAACCAATTTTTTGAATATCATCTGTGATAATTTCATCtccttcttgcaatgcaaccacaccatgaaccatttcaaCAACAtagaaccatgaatcttcataccaatatacgtATCAATATCATGGTAACATTTTAATGCAATAAACcgagatgcaatgacacattaaaacattttatgaaatcataaaaataacatgaaattccaacaaatgattcaaggaaagaaatcagatacACCATAGAATggcataaaattccctaccttacactgacttcctttttgtgtttcttctaaGTAGGCGATCTTTGCCTATTACGAGGAactcaaatctacactttctaTCTGtagattctctctctaacccaagttgtTGTAGGTGAAATGGTGGAAAACGAGCTACAACCCCCTTATAAAGGGGTCTTCATGTAGCTAAGCATGAGGTGGCAGCCATGTACTCAAGTAGAAGGTGGCATTCCACTAACTCCAATTTCCatattttgcactttagtccttcaagttatcaaaaataaaacccataattgctcattagtcctttaggttttcataaccctaatcagcccctaagaacctaataagcatgcttaagtcattaactaatcccacttaaccttaatcaaagtttaattcataattaaacaagattagcactaaactagtttcaacatctaattaagcatgcttaaagttaagtacaaagataatcattattgcctatttaattcattagtactaggtgttacaataatcatgtcaaacatgtatgcatgtgtttgctaGTTTCATGCTTGCTTTTCCCCATCCATCCTTTCATAACTGATAAACTGCTGACCCCCAACAATCTACACATCAGATATCAAAGCTCCACAAGATACacgatcaatataataatgactattctaggacatcacccaagggcaagtcataccccgtgtcttttgggactcatactCAAGGGTAGGACCAACcccgtgtctttagggactaaaacctaggggtaggaccaaccccatacacccacatcagagtgtcttcctcgagggctttagggactttcatccaaggacccacggtcccacataaacaatacaTCAAATGATAATGcctgtagcatcacataaacacttcccaccaatcaattTTCTGATTATCATCTATGAtaattccatatccttcttgcaatgcaaccacaccatgaaccattttgACAACAcaaaaccatgaatcttcataccaatatatgtTCCAATATCATGGTAACATTTCAATGCAATAAACcgagatgcaatgacacattaaaacattttatgaaatcatagaaataacgtgaaattccaacaaattattcaaggaaagaaatcagatacatcatagaatagcataaaattccctaccttacgccagtttcctttttgtgtttcttctatGTAGGCGATCTTTGCCTATTACGtggaactgaaatgaaacaacataatttatgtttcttaaccattaaaatttattcaattaaaacttgtgaaattttcctttcttactaatttttaacaactttctgttgttaattttttttcaattctcatattccccaattaattaccaaacactaattcttttgattttcttaaagcctaacctattaacaaatcccaagtgtccaaataacctaattaatcacatgtttactaatctatttttttcaatcaaaccaaattaaacaaagattcgtgttgatcttaccattaataaaatactatagctaaaatactttaatcttaaattaattgtgatttttaactaaaataggtttataactaattacactcaacttttacacaaattttactaTTAATTCTTTTCagcataccattaggaaccaaaataaatgaaaattaaaaaattaaacaacttgcttacctcaaatctacactttctctctctaaccctaGTTGCTGCAGGTGAAACGATGGAAAACGAGCTACAGTCCCCTTATAAAGGGTCTCTATGCAGCCAAGCATGAGGTGGCAAgccacatggctgccaccaatccacccaagtaggaggtggcattCCACTAACTTCAATTTCCCAACTTTGCACTctagtccttcaagttatcaaaaatagaacccataattgcccattagtcctttaggttttcaattaTCCCTAATCAGTCCCTAAGAACCTAATCAGCATggttaagtcattaactaatcccacttaaccttaatcaaagtttaattcataattaaacatgattagcactaaactagttttaacatctaattaagcaagcttaaagttaagtactaaaataatcattattgcctatttaattcattagtactaaGTGTTACAATAAAGGTGATGGTGACGGTGACGGTAACGATTATGATATCGATAATGGGGACAGTAAAGGTAATGGTGATAGTGACAGTAATGGTCACGATGatggtaacggtgatggtaatggtCCCGATGACTGTGATGGTGACGGTAACGACGATGACAACGGTAACAATGACGATAACGGTAACAGTAACTAGCACTGTAACAGTTATGGTGACGATAACGATAATGGTAAAGGTAATGTTAATGGTAACGATAATCgtaacggtgacggtaacaGTAACAGTAACGGTAACTTCCATGGTAACAGTGATGTAATagtaacggtaatggtaacggtaacaGTGATAGTAAAAATGACAGTCACGGTGACGGTTACAATTATATGATGGTAACAATAACagtaacggtaatggtaacgATGACGATAACGGTGACGGTAACAGTGATGGTGACAATGACAATGATGGTAACGGTGATAGTAACGGTATCGCGAACGGTAACCGTAACGATAACGGTGACAGTGACGATAACGGTAACGGTGACGATAACGGTAATGGTGACGGTAACGTTAATAGTAACGGTGACGGTATCGATAACAATAATGGTGATGGTAAGGGTAACAATAATGGTAATGGTGACGGTAATagtaatggtaacggtgatTGTAACGAAGATGGTAACAATGTTGGTAACGGTCACAGTCACAATAACAGTAACGGTGATGGTGACAGCAATGGTGACGATAACGGTGATAGTAATGGTGATGGTGACGATAATGGTGATAGTAATGGTTACGATAACAGTAACGGTAACAGTAATGGTAACAGTAACGGTGATGGTGACAGTAATTGTTGCAATAACAATGATGATAACGGTGACGGTGACAGTAATGATGTCGGTAACAGTGGTGATAATGGTGACGGTAACGACGATGGTAACGACGACGGTGATGGTAACATTGATGATGACGTCCTAGTGAAGGGAAGGAAAGGAACAAACGAATAAGTTTTGATAAAAACTAGGATGACATCTCCAACATGGGAAACTAAatgaactaagaatgaaaatagataGAACCAAGAATGGATCTCaaatgatgagcaatcaaagGAACAAACTAATATGCTTTAAATGaactaagaatgaacatagatagaacataggatggaaTCTCAATGATgcggaaaaaaaaaaggaacaaagaaataAGCTTTAGATGGAATGTAGGATGGCATCGTAATGATGGGAAACCTTAGGAGgcaagaatgaacatagataaAGCCTACGATGGCATGAAATGTTTGAAACCAaaggaataaatgaataagtgtgGGTAAAACCTAGGATTGCTTCCTAATGATTGGAAACCGAAGGAACTTACAATGAGcaatagatagaacctaggatggggtcccaatgatgagaaaccaatggaACAAATGAACAACCATAGATAGAGCTTAGGATGACTTCCCAATGATTGGAAATCGAAGGAACTAAAAACCTatatagaacataggatggaaTCCCAATGTTTGGATACGAAAGGAACTAAGAAGGTACATAGATAGAAACCACAATGGTGTCACAAcgatgagaaacaaaagaaacaatcaACTAATCCTAGGTATAACATAGGATGACATTCcaatgattggaaaccaaatgaacctaggatggcatcccagtgatgaaaaacaaaaggaaaaataaataaataagctttAAAAAGAAACTAGGCTGACATCACATTCATGGAAAACTAAAGAACCTAAGGACGATGATATATAAATCCAagaatggtgtcccaatgatgatgagtcaaaagaacaaatgaataagcttagataaaacctaagatggcatcccaatgatgggaaacgaagggaactaagaatgaaaatagataGAACCAAGAATAGGGTTCCAATGATGTGCAATcgaataagcttagatagaacctacgaTGACAtcccaatgatgggaaaccaatGGAACTAAGAATTAACATAGATAGAACATAAGGCGGTGTCCTAAAGGTGAGAAACGAATAAGCTTAGATAGGATGACTTCCGAATGAATGAAAACCAAAGGAAATAACATTGAACATACACAAAAGCCTCGGATAGCATCAAAATGTTTGGAAACCAAGGGAATGAAGAACGAACATAGATAGAAACAACTGACTAATcttaggtagaacctaggatggcatcccaacTATCGGAGACCAAATTGAACATACATAGAACCTTGGATGATGTCCCAGTGATGAGAAAGGAAGGGAACAAACGAATAAGCTTGGATAGAATGAAAATAGATAGAAAACATAATggcattccaatgatgagcaatcaaaggaacaaatgaataTGCTTTAGATGaactaagaatgaacatagatagAACATACTCAATGATGAGAACCAAAAGGAGCAAAGAAACAAGCTTAAGATGGAAACTAGGATGGCATCCTAATGATGGGAAACCTTAGGAGGCAAAAATGAACATAGATAAAGCCTA includes:
- the LOC117910142 gene encoding uncharacterized protein LOC117910142; the protein is MPAPSKPTDPSQEAPPAKQIMPHEETTTDVIINVTITVVVTIVVTVTIITTVTDIITVTVTVIIIVIATITVTITVTVTITVTVTVIVTITITIIVTITITITVIVTIAVTITVTVIVTVTVTNIVTIFVTITVTITITVTITIIVTLTITIIVIDTVTVTINVTVTITVIVTVTVIVTVTVIVTVTVRDTVTITVTIIVIVTITVTVTVIVIVTITVTVIVTII